The nucleotide sequence AACACGGCCTCGACGATCCCGTCGCCCGCCGTCCAGGCGACGCGGGAGGCTGTGGCCTCGACACGGGCCGCGGTGGCGGCGCCGACGACCGGCGTGAGCCGGAGCACGGCGTGCATCCCGGTGACATGGCTGACGAGATGGAGGTCGTCCGAGACCTGGTGCGTGCCGATCACCGGCGAGATGTCGAGCCAGCTGCCCCGGACGGAGAACGGGATCTCGGACAGGTCGACGGCGACGTCGGTCGACGCGATGGTGCTGAGGTTCGTCACGGTCAGTCCTTCACGGCCCCGGCGGTGACACCGGCGGCGACGTAGCGTTGCGCGAGAACCAGCAGCACGGCGGCGGGCACCGACGCGACCACGGCGGTCGCCATGATGGCGTTCCACTCCTGGTTGTTGTTGCCGATGTACTTGTAGATGCCGAGCGTGATCGTCTGCAGAGCCCCGCCGCTGTTCAGCGTCGACGAGAACACGAAGTCGGACCACGCCCAGAGGAACGCGAACAGCGACACCGTGACGATGGAGTTGCGGCTCACCGGGAGCACGATCGAGCGGAACGTGCGCCAGGTGCTCGCGCCGTCGATCTTCGCGGCGTTCATCAGCTCGTCGGGGATGCCGGACATGAACGCGCTGAAGATCAGCACGCCGAACGGCACGGCCAGCGTCGAGTCCGCGATGATCAGGCCCCACAGCGTGTTCAGGATGCCGAGGTTGAGGTAGATCGCGTAGAACCCCATCGCCATGATGATCCCGGGGATCATCTGCGCGATGAGCAGCAGGAAGTTGAGGACTCCACGGCCGCGTGGGCGCAGCTTCGCCAGCGAATACGCGGCCGGAGCCGAGATCGCGACCGTGAGGATCACGGTGCCGATCCCGACGAGCAGGCTCGTGCCGAGGTACGGCAGCTGCTGGTCGAGCACGGCCTGATAGCCCTCGAAAGTGGCGTGGATGGGGAACAGGTCCGGCGGGCTCTTCCGCATCAGACTCGTCGGAGTCAGCGAGACGTTGATCATCCAATAGACGGGGAAGAGCATCACCAGCGTCAGCACCACACCGACGACGGTCTTCCACCAGGGCCGCTTGCCGTTCATGCGAGGTCCTGCTTCCTCTGGGTGCGGATGTACACGAAGCCGAAGACGAGCGCGAGGATGATCAGCAGGTTGCCGACCGCGGCCGCCGGGCTGAAGTCCGGCAGGGTCGAGGCGAACCCGAGCTGGTACGACCAGGTCGCGAACGTCGTGGACGCCGTTCCGGGCCCGCCGCGCGTCATGATCCAGATGATGTCGAACACCTTGAGCGTGTAGATCAGCCCGAGCAGCAGGGTGATCGCCGACACCGGGCGCAGCAGCGGGAAGGTCACACGCCAGAAGCGCTGCCATCCGTTGGCCCCGTCGATCGACGCCGCCTCGTAGAGCTCCTGCGGGATGTTCTGCAGGCCCGAGTAGAGGATGACCAGGTTGAAGGGGATGCCGATCCAAATGTTCGCGATGATGACGCTGGTCAGCGCCCAGTCCGGCGAGGTCAGCCAGTTGATCCCGGGCAGCCCGAACGCCTCGAGCGCCGCGTTGACGACGCCGGAATCGCTGTTCAGCATCCACGACCAGGTGGAGGCGGAGACGATCAGCGGAAGCAGCCACGGCACCAGGAAGAGGGCTCGCAGCGTGGCCGAGAGGCGGAAGTTCTGGTGGAAGAACACCGCCAGCGCCAGCCCGATCGTGAACTGGAACGCGATCGAGACGAGGGTGAAGACGGCGGTGTGCCAGAACGCCGGCCCGAAAGTCGGATCCTGCAGCACCTTGATGTAGTTGTCGAGCCCGACGAACGGGGCGTCGCCCATCACGAACGACCGGACGGTGTAGTCGCGGACGCTGAGCTCGACGTTGCGATAGAGCGGCCACGCGTAGAACACGACCAGGTAGATCACGACGGGGGCGAGGAACGCCCACGCCGTCCACGAGCCGCGCCGACGCCGGCGCCGGGGCGCGGGCGGGACGGCGGCTCGCACCGTCCCACCCCCGTCCGTGGCCGTGCCGCGCGACGCTGTCTGAGTTGTCGTCATCGGTGTTTCCTCAGTTGCGTTGCTGGTCGTGCTCGGGTTACTTGGTGGCTGCGGCCGCTGCCGTCTGGGCCGCCTTCAGGGCGTCCGCGGGCGACTGCGCTCCGCTGAGGGCGTTCTGGACCGCGGTCCAGAGCTCCTTGGAGATCTTCGGGTACTTCGTGCCGAGGTCGTCGCTGGTGCGGCCCTTCGCTGCGGCGACGGCGTCGACCCACGGCTGCAACTCCGGGTTCGCGGCGACCTGCTCCTTCTGCGCCGCCTCCGTGGGGGCGATGTAGGAGAGCGTGGTGTCGGTCTTCACGAAGCTCTTCGTGCTGGTGAGGCACTCGGCGATCTTCTTCGAGGTGGCGTAGCGGGCGGTGTCCTTCTGCACGGGGAGCGTCATGAACTCGCCGCCGGTCGGAGCGGGAGCCGCTCCCCCATCCATCGCCGGGATGCTGAGGATGCCGTAGTCGATCCCGGCCTTCTTCACGTTGCCCAGCTGCCAGGTGCCGTTCTCACCGAACGCGAAGTCACCGGTGGCGAACTCCTGCCACGACGTCGTCTGCGTGTTGTTGATGACCGAGTTGGGGGCGTATCCCTTCTTCACCCAGTCCGTCCACAGCGAGAGCGCCTGCTCGGCCTTGTCCGAGTCCAGCTTCGTCAGGTTGGCGCCGGAGCCCCAGAACCACGGCAGGAACTGGAAGCTGCCCTCCTCGGTCCCGATCGCCGAGAAGGTGATTCCCTTCTTGCCTGCGGCCGTGACCTTGGCGAGGGCGTCGGTGAGCGTCGACCAGTCCTTGATCGAGCTCGCGTCCACACCGGCGGCCGACAGCACGGCCTTGTTGTAGTAGAGCGCCAGGGTGTTGGCCCCGATCGGTACGCCGTACGTCTTCCCGTCGAGCTGACCGGCAGCCAGGATGTTCTTCTGGATGTCGGACGTGTCGAGCTTGTTCTCCGACGTGGTGGTCAGGATGCCGGCCTCGGCCAGCGTCGAGACGACCGGGTTGTCGACGAGCAGCAGGTCGGGGGAGCTGCCCTGCTGGCCGGCGAGCAGCGCCTTGTTGGTCAGGTCGCTGGTGTCGTAGCCGGTGCGCTTCACGGTGACTCCGGCCTCCGTTCCGCACTGCTCGACGAGCTTCGTCCAGTCGGCCGATGCGTCGAACTGCGGGTACGGATCCCAGAACGTGTAGGTGCCTCCGGCGCTTCCGCTCGAGCCGGAGCCCGAGCCCGAGCAGGCGGCGACGCCGGCGACGACCGCCGCGGCGACGACCGCTGCGCCGAGCAGGCGCGAGGTCTTCTTGGTGATCACAGTATTCCTCCTTGAATCGTGCACTGGGGCGAGTCCGGCCGGGGGCGCTGAGCGTGCTGCGTGGGGCGGTTCATCGGGTGCTCCCACGGTCGGTTATTTCGGGGGCGACGAATCTCGTCACCGCCGGACCGGCGAGATCGGGTGAGGTGATCCGCCGGACGAGCTGCCGGACCGCGGAGCGGCCCAGCTCATCGGGTGAGCTCTCGACTGCCGTGTACGGCAGGGAGAACGCTCGGCCGAAGTCCTTCGCGTAGAGGCTGACGACCGAGAGGTCGTCGGGCGTGCTGACGCCGCGTGCGGTGAGCACCGAGGGCAGCGCCGCGATCGTCGCGTCGTTGTGCACGATGAGCGCGGTGGCGGTCGGCCGGGCGTCGAGCATGGCGTTGATGCTCCGGCCGATCTCGGGCTGCCGCGCCTCGCCGTAGTACGGGTGCATCTGCAGGCCGTAACGGGCGGCGCGCTCGAGGGCCGCATCCCGGAACCGCCAGCCGTAGGCGCCGCCGCGCTCGAAGACGTGGAGCGGGGGCGACACGACGATGATCTCGCGGTGACCGCGCGCGTACAGGTGGTCGACCAGCATGCGGGCGGACTCGCCGAAGTCGAGGTCGAAGACGTCGAGGCCCTCAGTGTGCTTCGGGAGGCCGACCAGGGCTCCGGGCTGCGCGGCGTCACGGAGGGTGGCCAGGCGCGGGTCTTCGTGGACGACGTCGAGCAGGACGACGCCGTCGACCATCCCGGAGCTGGTGACCCGGCGCAGGGCGGCGACGCTGTCGAGTTCGGTGACGAGCAGGATGTCGTAGCCGAGCTCGCGGGCCGTGTCGGACACCGGGAGGATGTACTCGAGCATG is from Leifsonia sp. 466MF and encodes:
- a CDS encoding carbohydrate ABC transporter permease, coding for MTTTQTASRGTATDGGGTVRAAVPPAPRRRRRRGSWTAWAFLAPVVIYLVVFYAWPLYRNVELSVRDYTVRSFVMGDAPFVGLDNYIKVLQDPTFGPAFWHTAVFTLVSIAFQFTIGLALAVFFHQNFRLSATLRALFLVPWLLPLIVSASTWSWMLNSDSGVVNAALEAFGLPGINWLTSPDWALTSVIIANIWIGIPFNLVILYSGLQNIPQELYEAASIDGANGWQRFWRVTFPLLRPVSAITLLLGLIYTLKVFDIIWIMTRGGPGTASTTFATWSYQLGFASTLPDFSPAAAVGNLLIILALVFGFVYIRTQRKQDLA
- a CDS encoding sugar ABC transporter substrate-binding protein, which encodes MITKKTSRLLGAAVVAAAVVAGVAACSGSGSGSSGSAGGTYTFWDPYPQFDASADWTKLVEQCGTEAGVTVKRTGYDTSDLTNKALLAGQQGSSPDLLLVDNPVVSTLAEAGILTTTSENKLDTSDIQKNILAAGQLDGKTYGVPIGANTLALYYNKAVLSAAGVDASSIKDWSTLTDALAKVTAAGKKGITFSAIGTEEGSFQFLPWFWGSGANLTKLDSDKAEQALSLWTDWVKKGYAPNSVINNTQTTSWQEFATGDFAFGENGTWQLGNVKKAGIDYGILSIPAMDGGAAPAPTGGEFMTLPVQKDTARYATSKKIAECLTSTKSFVKTDTTLSYIAPTEAAQKEQVAANPELQPWVDAVAAAKGRTSDDLGTKYPKISKELWTAVQNALSGAQSPADALKAAQTAAAAATK
- a CDS encoding LacI family DNA-binding transcriptional regulator; translated protein: MAVTITDVARAAGVSTSTVSYALSGKRSISPDTRRRIDEAITNLGFIVNAGARALATSQTMVIGLLTQFHADEFAPAMLEYILPVSDTARELGYDILLVTELDSVAALRRVTSSGMVDGVVLLDVVHEDPRLATLRDAAQPGALVGLPKHTEGLDVFDLDFGESARMLVDHLYARGHREIIVVSPPLHVFERGGAYGWRFRDAALERAARYGLQMHPYYGEARQPEIGRSINAMLDARPTATALIVHNDATIAALPSVLTARGVSTPDDLSVVSLYAKDFGRAFSLPYTAVESSPDELGRSAVRQLVRRITSPDLAGPAVTRFVAPEITDRGSTR
- a CDS encoding carbohydrate ABC transporter permease, giving the protein MNGKRPWWKTVVGVVLTLVMLFPVYWMINVSLTPTSLMRKSPPDLFPIHATFEGYQAVLDQQLPYLGTSLLVGIGTVILTVAISAPAAYSLAKLRPRGRGVLNFLLLIAQMIPGIIMAMGFYAIYLNLGILNTLWGLIIADSTLAVPFGVLIFSAFMSGIPDELMNAAKIDGASTWRTFRSIVLPVSRNSIVTVSLFAFLWAWSDFVFSSTLNSGGALQTITLGIYKYIGNNNQEWNAIMATAVVASVPAAVLLVLAQRYVAAGVTAGAVKD